From the Bacillus tuaregi genome, one window contains:
- a CDS encoding peptide-methionine (S)-S-oxide reductase has protein sequence MEKAVFGASGFFSQQAFQTALRGVEKVSINHPSGTNLDIVEIWFNPWKVSYKELLDLFFDLHDPTAKEGQPDDNQSLIFFADHHQLALAKQKKCELKPFFKDRIITQITPFCEHTQFHAEA, from the coding sequence ATGGAAAAAGCAGTATTTGGTGCAAGCGGGTTCTTTAGTCAACAAGCATTTCAGACAGCCTTACGAGGGGTTGAAAAGGTTTCAATCAATCACCCGAGCGGGACAAACTTAGACATAGTGGAAATATGGTTTAATCCATGGAAGGTATCCTACAAAGAGCTATTGGATTTATTTTTCGATCTACATGACCCTACGGCAAAAGAGGGACAGCCTGATGATAATCAATCATTGATTTTCTTCGCTGATCATCATCAGCTTGCATTGGCTAAACAAAAGAAATGTGAGCTGAAGCCGTTTTTTAAAGATCGTATTATTACACAAATTACTCCGTTTTGTGAACACACTCAATTCCATGCAGAGGCATAA
- a CDS encoding EAL domain-containing protein yields the protein MSIRLKLIVMSLLFLAVPSLLIGLIGYHSSTDSLNDLGAQSLKTNVRLTIEMIGALDKQVKAGRISIEEAQEQVKVSLLGNKAANGKRPINTRLNLGEQSFIFIIDSTGVELAHPDYEGKNVWDVKTTDGVYSTREIVKAANNGGGFTTYEWPLPNNPNEIVPKITYAEKEPHWNWIVCAGAYLPDFNAGADRVLYILLITLAISLFAGVIVILWFSKRLTKPIVQVADQAKLIARGDYTEDVIEATSKDEIGELVSNFNIMKENQKKAEDQIRQNEAFLQSVTTYMGEGMIVMDTNGLMTYMNPEAEQLLGWTEEDCRNQNLHDLIHRRKDGSTFPNEECPVTKPLQNGEVYRISEDWFLRKNGRLFPVSYVASPIFENGKVAGSIIVFRDISKQKEDKERIEHMAYHDELTQLPNLRYVKEKLAQVMLKHPSFAILMIDINRFKQINEALGHAFGDLILQNVANRLKEHVPGHVFVGRLTGDEFALLYPALDEKDLAAACSQIQARINEPMQVKHLLLNVSVTIGGALYPQHGDDNDELLKHANMALTEAAQQQVPFKMYKSCMDGKALDRLVLENDLYYALHNQELRLVYQPQIDIVSGKIQGLEALLRWDHPSYGPISPDQFIPMAENTGLIIPIGEWVLRTSCRQLKEWHNLGYSSLSIAVNLSSRQFYSQDLNDTVKGILLETELPPEALELEITESMMMNMEHASKTMQELKNLGCKIAIDDFGTGYSSLHYLKHLPIDRLKIDRSFIHDLTENEQDHTIVSTIISMAQHLQLEVIAEGVETQVQKNILQMKQCTHIQGYLYSPPLTPEDFLQQWDQLIQKVNTL from the coding sequence ATGTCCATACGCTTAAAACTAATCGTGATGTCCCTGCTATTTCTTGCGGTACCAAGTCTATTAATTGGACTTATTGGCTATCATTCCTCCACAGATAGTTTAAATGACCTAGGTGCACAATCGCTTAAGACAAATGTACGATTAACCATCGAAATGATTGGCGCGTTGGATAAGCAGGTAAAAGCAGGCAGGATTTCAATCGAAGAGGCACAGGAACAAGTAAAGGTTTCCCTATTAGGTAATAAGGCTGCAAACGGAAAGCGTCCCATTAATACACGCCTGAACTTGGGAGAGCAAAGCTTTATTTTTATAATAGATTCCACTGGTGTTGAACTCGCACACCCTGATTACGAAGGGAAGAATGTCTGGGATGTAAAGACAACAGACGGTGTTTATTCTACAAGAGAGATTGTGAAGGCTGCTAACAATGGCGGAGGCTTTACCACCTATGAATGGCCTTTACCCAATAACCCTAATGAGATTGTTCCCAAAATTACTTATGCGGAAAAAGAGCCTCATTGGAATTGGATTGTCTGTGCTGGAGCCTATTTACCCGACTTTAACGCAGGAGCGGACCGTGTTCTTTATATTCTGTTAATAACCCTAGCGATCTCGCTATTTGCTGGTGTGATTGTCATTCTATGGTTTTCCAAAAGATTGACAAAGCCTATTGTACAAGTAGCCGATCAGGCAAAGCTCATTGCCCGCGGAGACTATACCGAAGATGTGATTGAAGCCACAAGCAAGGATGAAATAGGTGAACTGGTTTCAAATTTCAATATAATGAAAGAAAATCAAAAAAAAGCAGAGGATCAAATCCGCCAAAACGAAGCCTTTCTCCAGTCTGTAACCACTTATATGGGAGAAGGGATGATTGTTATGGATACAAATGGGCTGATGACCTATATGAATCCAGAGGCCGAGCAGCTGCTTGGCTGGACAGAGGAAGATTGTCGCAATCAAAACCTTCATGATTTAATTCATCGCCGGAAAGATGGGTCCACCTTTCCGAATGAAGAATGTCCTGTAACCAAACCCCTGCAAAATGGAGAGGTATATAGAATTTCAGAGGATTGGTTCTTGAGAAAAAACGGCCGTTTATTTCCTGTCTCGTATGTTGCAAGCCCCATCTTTGAAAATGGCAAAGTGGCAGGGTCGATTATTGTATTCCGTGATATTTCTAAACAGAAAGAGGACAAAGAAAGAATTGAACACATGGCATACCACGATGAATTAACCCAGCTGCCAAATCTTCGTTATGTAAAAGAAAAACTCGCACAGGTCATGCTCAAGCATCCATCCTTCGCTATCTTAATGATTGATATCAATCGATTCAAGCAAATTAATGAAGCGCTTGGACATGCCTTTGGTGATTTAATTCTCCAAAATGTTGCGAACAGGCTGAAAGAACACGTTCCAGGACATGTATTTGTTGGTCGGCTCACGGGTGATGAATTTGCCCTCCTATACCCTGCTTTAGATGAGAAGGATTTGGCTGCAGCCTGCAGTCAGATTCAAGCTAGAATAAACGAGCCGATGCAGGTCAAGCATCTCCTTCTCAACGTTTCCGTAACGATAGGCGGTGCACTGTATCCACAGCATGGGGATGACAACGACGAGCTTTTGAAGCACGCCAACATGGCGCTCACAGAAGCAGCTCAACAACAGGTTCCGTTTAAAATGTATAAGTCATGTATGGATGGTAAAGCACTTGACCGACTTGTTTTGGAGAACGATTTGTATTATGCCTTGCATAATCAAGAGCTTCGTCTCGTCTATCAGCCGCAGATAGATATTGTTTCTGGTAAGATACAAGGGTTGGAAGCATTGCTTCGCTGGGATCATCCAAGCTATGGTCCCATTTCACCTGACCAATTTATCCCGATGGCAGAAAATACCGGACTGATTATTCCCATCGGTGAATGGGTGCTTCGAACATCGTGTAGACAATTAAAGGAGTGGCATAATCTCGGGTACTCCTCCTTAAGCATCGCTGTGAACCTGTCCTCACGTCAATTTTATTCACAGGACCTGAACGATACGGTGAAGGGGATTCTGCTTGAAACGGAATTACCACCAGAGGCTTTAGAGCTTGAAATTACGGAAAGCATGATGATGAATATGGAGCACGCCTCCAAAACGATGCAGGAGCTAAAAAATTTAGGCTGTAAAATTGCCATTGATGATTTTGGGACAGGTTATTCTTCGTTGCATTACTTAAAGCATCTCCCCATCGACCGTCTGAAAATTGACCGATCCTTTATCCATGATCTCACAGAGAATGAACAGGATCATACGATAGTCTCAACCATTATTTCGATGGCCCAGCATTTACAGCTTGAGGTCATTGCCGAAGGGGTCGAAACACAGGTACAAAAGAATATTTTACAAATGAAACAGTGTACGCACATACAGGGATATCTCTACAGTCCTCCCTTAACACCAGAGGACTTCCTTCAACAATGGGATCAGCTGATTCAAAAGGTGAATACTCTTTAA
- a CDS encoding ATP-dependent DNA helicase: MSIDVHIAVRTLVEYVFNGGSIDSRFLSQSTLVEGTRIHQKIQKTYQDTDQKEVYLRTEIPYEQLTFVIDGRCDGLLFDDNEVIIDEIKSFSQPLESFTEEGYPVHWAQAKMYAYMYARDHELAEINVQLTYVQVESEAKKVLKRSFTFSELESFAAEMVEGYAPYAIQMQNHRQSRNESIQKLTFPFNNYRTGQRKLAGAAYKTIVEEKSLFAMAPTGIGKTISTLFPTVKAMGEGHLNRLFYLTAKTITRTTAEEAFTRMRADGLDFHSITITAKDKICFKEETICQKDYCEYANGYYDRINEAILDILANEDGITRDVLEVYAHKHKVCPFEFSIDLAYEVDAIICDYNYIFDPRVSLKRLIEDQKKSTALLVDEAHNLVDRGREMFSASLNKRTFLQLKKEYKGTPVYQSASDVNAWFIQLRKERTEPTSLLEELDSDLLQLLMEFVEAAADVLKKNSSQILLDAYFEVKNFLKIVELLDDLYVIYCEIVKYDAYLKLFCINPANSLQKMGKGYRSKVFFSATLSPLPYYQDILGGKEEDYHLMLPSPFSREQMDVFIKPLSTRYRDREHTKEEIVANLLSLLQNRPGNYLVFFPSYQYLLNVYEQFKQMDTETATLLQSIGMTEEEREAFLLRFQPNQQEALLGFAVLGGIFSEGIDLIGDRLNGVVVVGVGLPQLCFERDLIKDFFNKQGKNGYHYAYVYPGMNKVLQAGGRLIRSENDHGTIVLIDDRFLQKPYYQLLPREWRDG, translated from the coding sequence ATGTCAATTGACGTTCATATAGCTGTTCGAACACTTGTGGAGTATGTGTTCAATGGAGGCAGCATTGATTCTCGTTTTCTATCTCAATCTACGTTAGTGGAAGGGACAAGAATCCATCAAAAAATACAAAAAACTTATCAGGATACAGATCAGAAGGAAGTCTATTTGCGGACAGAAATTCCATATGAACAGCTTACATTTGTTATTGATGGCCGATGCGACGGTCTTTTGTTTGATGATAATGAAGTCATAATAGACGAAATCAAGTCCTTTTCTCAGCCGTTAGAATCATTTACAGAGGAAGGCTATCCTGTTCACTGGGCCCAGGCAAAAATGTATGCTTATATGTATGCAAGAGACCATGAACTGGCAGAGATAAACGTTCAATTAACCTATGTTCAGGTGGAATCCGAAGCGAAAAAAGTTCTTAAACGGAGCTTTACTTTTTCAGAATTAGAGAGCTTTGCAGCCGAAATGGTGGAAGGGTATGCACCCTATGCGATACAGATGCAGAATCATCGCCAAAGCCGAAACGAAAGCATTCAAAAGCTGACATTTCCATTTAATAATTATCGAACAGGTCAGCGGAAATTAGCAGGGGCTGCCTATAAAACCATTGTCGAGGAGAAAAGTCTGTTTGCGATGGCGCCTACAGGAATCGGCAAGACCATCTCTACGCTTTTTCCAACTGTAAAGGCAATGGGAGAGGGGCATCTCAATCGACTATTTTATCTCACAGCCAAAACAATCACGCGGACAACCGCAGAGGAAGCCTTCACAAGAATGCGGGCAGATGGTCTTGATTTTCATTCCATTACTATTACGGCTAAGGACAAGATTTGTTTTAAAGAAGAAACAATCTGCCAAAAGGATTATTGTGAGTATGCGAATGGTTACTATGACCGAATTAATGAAGCGATTCTTGATATTTTAGCGAATGAAGACGGAATAACCCGTGATGTTCTGGAGGTTTATGCGCACAAGCATAAGGTTTGCCCGTTTGAGTTCTCGATTGATCTGGCCTATGAGGTAGATGCGATCATCTGTGATTACAATTATATATTCGACCCACGGGTATCGCTAAAACGGCTGATAGAGGATCAAAAGAAGTCTACGGCACTCCTAGTGGATGAGGCGCATAACCTGGTTGACCGAGGACGGGAGATGTTTTCTGCTTCATTAAATAAAAGGACCTTTCTTCAGTTAAAAAAGGAATACAAGGGTACGCCTGTATATCAGTCTGCTTCTGACGTGAACGCCTGGTTTATCCAATTAAGGAAAGAAAGGACAGAACCTACCTCTCTATTAGAAGAACTGGACAGTGATTTGCTGCAGCTGCTTATGGAATTTGTCGAAGCGGCAGCAGATGTTTTGAAAAAGAATAGCTCCCAGATACTCTTAGATGCGTATTTTGAAGTGAAAAACTTTCTTAAGATCGTCGAGCTTCTGGATGATCTTTATGTCATTTACTGTGAGATCGTGAAGTATGATGCTTATCTCAAGCTCTTTTGTATCAACCCTGCGAATTCGCTTCAGAAAATGGGGAAAGGATATCGCAGCAAGGTGTTTTTCTCCGCAACGCTTTCACCGCTCCCGTATTATCAGGATATTCTAGGCGGGAAAGAGGAGGATTATCATCTTATGCTGCCGTCGCCATTCTCAAGGGAGCAGATGGATGTTTTTATTAAACCCTTATCGACCCGTTATCGGGATCGAGAGCATACAAAGGAAGAAATTGTGGCAAACCTATTGTCTTTGCTTCAAAATCGTCCGGGGAATTATTTAGTGTTTTTTCCATCCTATCAGTATTTGCTGAACGTATATGAACAGTTTAAACAAATGGATACAGAGACAGCTACATTGCTGCAATCAATCGGGATGACTGAGGAGGAGAGAGAAGCGTTTTTGCTCAGGTTCCAGCCGAACCAACAGGAAGCCTTGCTGGGATTTGCAGTCCTCGGAGGCATTTTTTCAGAGGGAATCGATTTAATCGGCGACCGTTTAAATGGTGTGGTAGTCGTAGGCGTTGGTTTACCGCAGCTATGCTTTGAAAGAGACCTAATAAAGGATTTTTTTAACAAGCAAGGAAAAAATGGTTATCACTACGCCTATGTCTACCCAGGTATGAACAAGGTACTCCAGGCTGGAGGCCGCTTAATCCGTTCAGAAAATGACCATGGCACCATTGTCCTCATCGATGACCGGTTTCTGCAAAAGCCTTACTACCAGCTCCTTCCACGGGAATGGAGAGACGGGTAA
- a CDS encoding BsuPI-related putative proteinase inhibitor, with protein MRKVWMFLLLGLWLVGCGKGGSGSLESEMNASLQETNPFVFQYEVSNRTDKDITLDFSSSQRFDYSVKNDQGEQIYLFSSVTMFMAVLGEETIKQGETLSYEINLQELDLKEGNYSLSVWLTPTEGEAYQVTKEVTVK; from the coding sequence GTGAGGAAGGTATGGATGTTCTTACTGCTAGGATTATGGCTTGTCGGGTGTGGAAAGGGTGGAAGTGGGAGCTTGGAAAGTGAGATGAATGCTTCCTTACAGGAAACAAATCCGTTCGTTTTTCAATATGAAGTAAGCAATCGAACAGACAAGGATATCACGCTTGACTTTTCTAGCTCGCAGCGGTTTGATTACTCAGTGAAGAATGATCAAGGAGAACAAATCTATCTTTTTTCCAGTGTGACGATGTTCATGGCGGTACTAGGAGAGGAAACGATCAAGCAGGGAGAAACATTAAGCTACGAAATCAATCTACAGGAATTGGATTTGAAAGAGGGGAATTATTCATTATCGGTCTGGTTGACACCAACAGAGGGTGAAGCCTATCAAGTGACGAAGGAAGTAACTGTGAAATAG
- a CDS encoding MFS transporter, which produces MEKQNNSYRWIVFSSVLLAYFLIVSQRTAPGLITDQVMKDFQISAAVVGLITSIQFVAYSGLQIPVGLLSDRFGPNRFLIIGTLLNGIGTILYSLATHESILLFSRLLVGVGDATIWVNVVLILNQWFKGGEFTRLLGLAGVAGSLGSLLATVPFSSLITLAGWRPVFLSTGIVLCFISGLLYFVLEKKAKQNGKKDLTALVRQPQKHEKTSTILKRVLSSRQAWATFFCHFGVVGTYVGFIGSWGVPYGMNVLEVSRSAASQLMMYGLIGAIAGSLLISQFTSRLGSVKRSYLAIQIMIFLSWVTLFVIEKPPFMLAIFLLFLIGFGHGGGPLTFAIVRSTFPQKEVGVVTGFANTGGFISAVLLPFFFGQVLDMFQLAPVEVGYHYGLLIPVIFTLIGLIGGMLIKEQQKSTKPLAKSSEII; this is translated from the coding sequence TTGGAAAAACAAAATAATTCGTACAGGTGGATTGTTTTTAGTTCTGTATTACTTGCGTATTTTTTAATTGTGAGTCAAAGAACAGCGCCTGGTTTGATTACCGATCAGGTTATGAAAGATTTTCAAATTTCTGCTGCTGTTGTGGGATTAATCACCAGCATTCAATTTGTAGCCTATTCCGGCCTGCAGATTCCTGTTGGTCTTTTGTCTGACCGTTTTGGGCCCAACCGCTTTTTGATTATCGGAACATTATTAAATGGCATAGGGACCATCCTCTATAGCCTGGCAACCCATGAATCTATTTTACTCTTTTCCAGATTATTAGTTGGAGTCGGAGATGCTACGATATGGGTGAATGTGGTGTTAATCTTAAATCAATGGTTTAAGGGTGGGGAATTTACGAGATTACTTGGATTAGCGGGTGTGGCTGGAAGTCTTGGCTCGCTTTTAGCCACGGTTCCTTTTTCATCGCTTATCACCCTTGCTGGCTGGAGACCTGTATTTTTATCAACCGGGATTGTCTTATGCTTTATTTCCGGGCTGCTTTATTTTGTCCTGGAAAAAAAAGCAAAGCAAAACGGCAAAAAGGATTTAACAGCGCTTGTTCGACAACCACAAAAGCATGAAAAAACATCGACAATACTAAAACGAGTGCTGTCAAGCAGACAGGCATGGGCAACCTTTTTCTGTCACTTTGGTGTAGTCGGTACATATGTTGGATTTATCGGTTCATGGGGAGTCCCTTATGGGATGAATGTACTGGAGGTCAGCCGCTCTGCCGCCAGTCAGTTAATGATGTACGGGTTAATTGGGGCCATTGCGGGATCCTTACTAATTAGTCAATTTACCAGTAGACTAGGATCAGTCAAACGTTCCTATCTCGCTATTCAAATCATGATTTTCCTCAGCTGGGTCACTTTATTTGTGATTGAGAAGCCGCCATTCATGCTCGCTATCTTCCTTTTGTTTTTGATTGGCTTCGGGCATGGGGGCGGTCCGTTAACGTTTGCCATTGTCCGCAGCACCTTTCCGCAGAAGGAAGTAGGTGTGGTGACTGGATTTGCCAACACTGGAGGGTTTATCAGTGCGGTATTATTACCATTTTTCTTTGGGCAAGTGCTTGATATGTTCCAGCTGGCTCCCGTTGAAGTGGGTTACCACTATGGATTACTGATCCCTGTCATTTTCACTCTAATCGGTCTTATCGGTGGTATGCTGATAAAAGAACAGCAAAAGAGTACGAAGCCATTGGCAAAATCAAGCGAGATTATCTAA
- a CDS encoding DMT family transporter, translating to MMLKNLAPFVIVIAGCMWGSVGLFVRALEGYGLNAMSIVETRMLGAFIITFIGVLFYKRELLKIKLKDSWLFVGTGIVSMLLFNYLYNQTISLVTLSLAATLLCTAPIFVLLLSAILFREKMTPIKLIAVTLAIIGCMLVSGLFENAITFSLAGLILGIAASFGYALYSIFSRFAMNKGYESLTINVYSFLFASLGGALFTDFGPINLALQESPFYFGSFLLLHAVIASVAPYILFTWGMKYVDTGRAAILSSCEPVAATLFGIFLYQEVPTLLAIVGILLVLGAITLLNLPKKQPVLVHSEKNSV from the coding sequence ATGATGTTGAAAAATTTGGCTCCATTTGTCATTGTCATTGCAGGATGCATGTGGGGCTCGGTAGGACTTTTTGTCAGGGCACTGGAAGGCTATGGATTAAATGCGATGTCGATTGTCGAAACAAGAATGCTGGGAGCGTTTATTATCACGTTTATTGGGGTTCTATTTTATAAAAGAGAGTTATTAAAAATAAAACTAAAGGACAGCTGGCTCTTTGTCGGCACAGGCATTGTCAGCATGCTGCTTTTTAATTATCTCTACAATCAGACGATTAGTTTGGTCACACTATCATTAGCTGCTACTTTACTTTGTACAGCACCTATCTTTGTGCTACTGCTATCAGCCATCCTTTTTCGAGAAAAGATGACACCCATCAAATTAATAGCCGTCACATTGGCTATCATTGGCTGTATGCTGGTCAGTGGCCTATTTGAAAATGCCATCACATTCTCCCTAGCCGGTCTCATTTTGGGGATTGCTGCAAGCTTTGGTTATGCGTTATATAGTATTTTTTCACGATTCGCAATGAATAAAGGCTATGAGTCACTGACTATTAACGTATACAGCTTTCTATTTGCCAGCTTAGGCGGTGCGCTATTTACTGATTTTGGACCGATCAATCTTGCCTTACAAGAATCACCCTTCTACTTTGGATCCTTTCTACTCTTGCATGCCGTTATCGCCAGTGTAGCACCCTATATTTTATTTACATGGGGAATGAAGTATGTAGATACAGGCCGTGCGGCGATTTTATCATCCTGTGAACCAGTTGCGGCCACCCTATTCGGTATATTTCTCTATCAAGAGGTACCTACACTGTTAGCCATAGTAGGAATACTGCTTGTGTTAGGAGCGATTACCCTATTAAACCTGCCAAAGAAACAGCCTGTTTTGGTTCATTCAGAAAAAAACAGCGTATAA
- a CDS encoding catechol 2,3-dioxygenase, with product MARVMRLGRVELKVLDLEQSVEYYTKIIGLEETGRYGDSVYLKAWDEYDHHSLILTKSNTAGIAHFAFKVESLDDLAYYEKKIEQFGCKTSRISNGTRLAEGEAVHFILPTGHHCELYYEMEFLGTAVGTLNPHPWPLGKQGIAPHRLDHCLLTGDDLKTVTRFFVEALNFRQSERITSIDGEELLGSFLFTTNKAHDIAFVKGPDEKLHHAAFFVDSLHEVFKAADLLAMYEVPFEVTPTRHGITRGETIYFFDPSGNRNEAFASGYITYTDFPTLTWTEDKIGQGIFYHRRELVESFMKALT from the coding sequence ATGGCAAGAGTAATGCGACTAGGTCGAGTGGAGCTCAAAGTACTAGACTTGGAACAATCAGTAGAATACTATACGAAAATTATTGGTTTGGAAGAAACCGGTCGATATGGTGATAGTGTATATTTAAAGGCATGGGATGAATATGACCATCATAGCTTAATTTTAACAAAATCCAACACAGCAGGAATTGCCCACTTTGCCTTTAAAGTGGAGTCATTAGATGACTTAGCCTACTACGAAAAGAAAATTGAACAGTTTGGCTGTAAAACCTCCCGCATCTCTAACGGAACAAGACTTGCAGAAGGGGAAGCAGTACACTTTATTTTGCCAACGGGCCATCATTGTGAGCTATATTATGAAATGGAATTCCTTGGGACTGCTGTCGGAACCTTGAATCCACATCCATGGCCGTTAGGAAAGCAAGGGATTGCTCCGCATCGGTTGGATCATTGCCTATTAACAGGAGATGATTTGAAAACGGTCACAAGATTCTTTGTGGAAGCGTTAAATTTCAGACAGAGTGAAAGAATCACTTCGATTGATGGGGAAGAGCTATTAGGCTCCTTCTTATTTACAACGAATAAGGCCCATGATATAGCTTTTGTAAAAGGACCGGATGAAAAGCTTCACCATGCTGCTTTCTTTGTTGATTCTCTTCATGAGGTATTTAAAGCAGCGGACCTTTTAGCTATGTATGAGGTTCCGTTTGAGGTAACCCCAACAAGGCACGGCATCACAAGGGGAGAAACGATTTATTTCTTTGATCCTTCAGGAAATCGGAATGAAGCCTTTGCGAGTGGCTATATCACTTATACAGATTTCCCTACACTTACCTGGACAGAAGATAAAATTGGACAAGGGATTTTCTATCACCGTAGAGAATTAGTAGAATCCTTTATGAAGGCATTAACTTAA
- a CDS encoding 2Fe-2S iron-sulfur cluster-binding protein, which produces MFNVKLYARGQEFNYACSTAVTPLQAARDQFIPIPTGCRRGGCGLCKVKVMEGKFNQEMVRSHEALSDAELANGYALACCMVPESDLNMIMAEEYVKQEKVES; this is translated from the coding sequence ATGTTTAATGTAAAGCTTTATGCACGTGGGCAGGAATTTAATTATGCCTGTTCAACTGCTGTCACGCCATTACAGGCCGCACGTGATCAGTTTATTCCGATTCCAACCGGCTGTCGGCGTGGAGGCTGTGGACTGTGCAAGGTTAAAGTCATGGAAGGAAAATTCAACCAAGAAATGGTTCGCTCTCATGAAGCGTTGTCAGATGCAGAATTAGCTAACGGGTATGCACTAGCCTGTTGTATGGTGCCAGAGAGTGACTTAAACATGATTATGGCAGAGGAATATGTGAAACAAGAAAAAGTAGAATCATAG
- a CDS encoding LysR family transcriptional regulator, which translates to MNFYNLSVFCRVVELESISETAKEMLTSPAAVSGHIREIERHFGVKLTERSGRNIKLTASGLEVYKYALEIEHLNQSLEERLTRLKQTAQSVSIGVTHVIYSLLNQSLKKTQSFTSLDINFTPSPSFDTCTQVEKESLQFGLVSTRMITQVYQTKQLDHDIIFSIPLVIICSPGHPFAGNKRVVKKDLEPHTFLMAPHAKKRAKLAQGGLSFLKNIIEISDIETIKSAVMSGKGLFAVLSYPDVKKEIESGQLSIVHIKDFQFDTRFSIIYRRENQKNSKLIKQHLQKILQHEVIQAPLIASR; encoded by the coding sequence GTGAATTTTTACAACTTATCTGTTTTTTGCAGGGTAGTAGAGTTAGAGAGCATCTCAGAGACGGCAAAGGAGATGCTGACAAGTCCAGCGGCAGTCAGTGGCCATATTCGAGAAATTGAACGTCATTTTGGGGTTAAATTGACCGAACGTTCTGGAAGAAACATAAAGCTAACAGCTTCTGGTTTAGAGGTTTATAAATATGCTCTAGAAATCGAACATCTTAATCAAAGCTTAGAAGAAAGACTAACCCGATTAAAACAGACTGCACAATCTGTATCGATTGGTGTAACACATGTCATCTATAGTCTATTGAATCAATCATTAAAGAAAACACAATCCTTTACTTCATTAGATATAAACTTTACCCCGTCTCCTTCGTTTGATACCTGTACGCAGGTTGAAAAGGAATCTTTACAATTTGGTTTAGTATCCACCCGCATGATTACACAAGTCTACCAAACTAAACAATTAGATCATGATATTATTTTTTCGATTCCCTTAGTGATCATTTGTTCACCGGGACATCCGTTTGCAGGCAATAAAAGGGTTGTAAAAAAAGATTTGGAACCGCATACGTTTTTGATGGCTCCGCATGCCAAGAAACGTGCCAAATTAGCCCAAGGAGGATTATCCTTCCTCAAAAACATTATAGAAATCAGTGATATTGAAACCATAAAAAGTGCTGTCATGAGTGGGAAAGGCTTATTTGCCGTTTTAAGTTATCCGGATGTAAAAAAAGAAATCGAGAGCGGCCAGCTTTCGATCGTACACATCAAGGATTTCCAATTTGACACCCGCTTTTCCATTATTTATCGGAGAGAAAATCAGAAAAATAGTAAACTCATTAAACAGCATCTACAAAAAATTCTACAGCACGAAGTGATACAAGCACCTCTTATCGCAAGCAGGTGA